The DNA region GTCTGAGGCTCCCGGGAGGGTTTGGCTGAGACCAAGGGAGTCGTTCGGAGACATCCATCTTATTTTGTTTGAAAAGTTACTCGTCCAAGTTGTCACTGCGTGACAGCCTGGAATAAAGCTAATTTGCGAccgcccctcctctcttccctgaaGGTCTCGGAGGCAGCAAGGCTGACGCGGTGCTAAATTGGGCGGGGACTCCGCGCCCCAGCTCTCCCGCGCCAGAGCTCAGAGCTGAGCAGCTTGGCAGCCGGAGCCCAGGAAGGATGAGGACATCGACTTTCGGGATAAAGGCTGAGTGAAGAAAAAATCAGGCCCGAGTGAAATCAGGAGGAGGGAACCCAGGGGGCCGCCTCCCCGTGCCAGGAGGCGGGCTTTGCACCCGTGAAAATACACGGGAGCACCAGCTGCTCTGGGCAAGCGCCCCAGGAGCGCTGGGACCAACTCCCCACGTCCGATGCCGGGTTGGAGCTGCAGAAGTTAGCGGAGGGCCACAACTCCCTGCAGCCGCCGCCCGGGCCCCTACGCGCGGGACCCTGCTCAGCCCACGCGGCAGCAGCAAACACTTTGGCGTGGCCGGGGGCGTGGCCGAGGAAGCGGGCCACGCCCCTCTTTCCCAATTCCCCTCCACTTCCCGCTCCCATTGGTCACGAGGATGGCCAATGAGCGCTCGGATCGAGGTCCTACCCTGGGTCTGACTCCGAAGCTCCTGCCAAAACTTTGGGAGTTTTTAgagaggagtttttttttttttttctcttattactttttttttttttaagctaacggattattattgttgttgttttaaatttagcTCGTAGGGCTTAGCTGTTTGGGTTTTCTTTCGGTGCCCGGCCCCTGTCTCCCCGGCTTCCCTGGAGTGTGCGGAGCCGCGGCCCCTGCCCGCCTAGCAGCTCCAGAGCCCCTCGCTCGCCTCCGGCCCGCGGGGAGCGCGGGCGCCTCGCCGCCTTTAAAGTGAGGCCAGGGGCCGAGGCTGTGACCGGCCGGGATCCGGGCCTCGCCTCCTCCCTCGGTGGCGCTAGGGCTCCCTGGCCTGTCTTCAGTGCGGACGGAGAAGCGAAAGCGGATCGTCCTCGGCTGGGCTGCCGCCGCCTCCGCGACTCAGAGCGCCCCTCCCCgcgcacccacccacccagctaCCCGGCCGGGCCCGGCCGGGCCGCGGCGGCGCTCGGCGCACCCAGCCAGAATGTTCGCCGCCGGGCTGGCTCCCTTCTACGCCTCCAACTTCAGCCTCTGGTCGGCCGCTTACTGCTCCTCGGCCGGCCCGGGCGGCTGCTCCTTCCCCCTGGACCCCGCCGCGGTCAAGAAACCCTCCTTCTGCATCGCAGACATCCTGCACGCCGGCGTGGGGGAGCCGGGGGCGGCCCCGGAGGGTCTGGCGGGGGCCTCGGCCGCCGCCCTCACCGCGCACTTGGGCTCGGCTCACCCGCACGCCTCTTTCCAAGCTGCCGCCAGATCCCCGCTTCGACCCACCCCGGTGGTGGCGCCCTCCGAAGTCCCGGCTGGCTTCCCGCAGCGGCTGTCTCCGCTCTCAGCCGcctaccaccaccatcacccacagcaacaacagcagcagcagcaaccaccgcagcagcagcagcctccgcctccgcctccaCCCCGGGCTGGCGCCTTGCAGCCTCCGGCCTCTGGGGCGCGGGGGGTCCCGAATCCCCCCCATAGCGGCTCGGCCCCGGCCCCCTCCAGCAAGGACCTCAAATTTGGAATTGACCGCATTTTGTCTGCAGAATTTGACCCCAAAGTCAAGGAAGGCAACACGCTGAGAGGTAGGTCTTGGGCTAGAGGCTGCAGGCCTCTGACCACGGCCCTGGCGCACTCCCAGGTCCCAGGGCCGTTTGGGATGCCTTTGAGTATTTTCACAATTAAGGACAAGTCGgtaaaaggagggagaagaaaatgaattgtaAGAAGACTGTGAAACGTTAGGTGTAAAACTCACCTGCtctgcattacaaaaaaaaaaaaaaagtttccagggATGCTTTAAAAAACACACGTCACAGAATCATTATTCCTAAAAATCCGTTGGCATAAATATTCGCTGAAATGGctattctctgtctcttgaaTCACATATCTAGAGAGTGAGCTATATTAATTTGACAGGGGAAACCCTTTCGGGGAACACTTTCCCTTCCATTTATCTGATTTCTAGTGAAGTCCCACTCAAAGAATGTAGATAAACAAAATCGCCCCTCAGCAGAGTGGGGGCTCCTTCACGGGGGAGGGTGGAGGTCTCCTGAAAGTGACTGCCTTTTGGCCGTTTTATATAAAGCCCTTCCTTGCTATATGTGTGGACGTGGACGTGTGCGCTACACATGGGAACATTTTGTGCATCGCCCCTTGGCCTCTGTCGGGGAGAGAGGGCTTTTGGGGTAGAGACAAGGTCTCTCGCGACTTTGCTGCAGGGAAACCGAATCgaggtggcaggggagggacaacTCAGCCGGAGAGTGTGGGTTTGCCCGAGGTGTAACCAGCTCTTCTTTTCCCTCGTCCCCAGACCTCACGTCCCTGCTAACCAGCGGGCGGCCCGCAGGCGTACACCTTCCCGGCCTGCAGCCTTCTGCCGGCCAGTTCTTCGCGTCTCTAGATCCCATTAACGAGGCTTCTGCCATCCTGAGCCCCTTAAGCTCGAACCCGAGAAATTCAGTCCAGCATCAGTTTCAAGACACGTTTCCAGGTACGGAAACCCCGCTGAGCGACGGCCTGACGGGGCGGGTCGACTGACTGCTCATTCAGGACTGACGCCTGGCGTGGCCACCGCGGTTCAGCCAACCCGGGGTCGGTGCAGGAGGCTACCAAGCCCGGAGACAGAAACCGAAAGAGTTCTCAGCTAGCTAGCTCACCCCTCGGTTGGCTCccgggggcagagggtgggggacCCAGGGAGGCCGTGGGCGGGTGGGGTGAAGGGGCTTTCCCTAGTCTTGCCGCCAGAGAGGGGCTTGAAAATGCAGCCAGAGGTGTTGTTTTTTAACATACACACAGTTTGGAATGACTTCAAACGCTTTGGCCAAGGAGAGGTTCCGTCGGCGCACACGTTTGCAagaacttacacacacacacacgcgcgcgcgcgcgcgcgcacacacacacacacacacacacacacacacacgagagtcAAAGCTGTCTTCTCTACATCCTAAGGCCCAACCGACGTTTTCGCCAAATCTTTTCATGCCCAAAGGCCGCGCATTTGGCTGATATTTTCCCTTTGGCATTAATCGATGAAGCTCCGGCTTCTCCATTCCACACTTGCTTTAGGCCTCACGCCTAAAGTCTCAAGAGCTGTAGGATTCCATTTTAGACAGGCCATTCCCAGTCTGCGCGAAGGGCTATCCGAatgcggggcggggtggggggcagatgtTAACGCAAAAACAAGTCTTAAGCAGCGCGGTGAGTCCCGGGCCCGCAGACCGCGGACGCGGCACTGACGCGGCcctcctgtcttctttctcttgccCCCGCTACCGCCTGGTGGCAGGTCCCTACGCTGTGCTCACGAAGGACACCATGCCGCAGACGTACAAGAGGAAGCGCTCATGGTCACGGGCTGTCTTCTCCAACCTGCAGAGGAAAGGCCTGGAGAAAAGGTTTGAGATTCAGAAGTACGTGACGAAGCCCGACCGAAAGCAGCTGGCCGCGATGCTGGGCCTCACCGACGCGCAGGTAAGCCGGCTCAGGCGCCCGCGCACCGCTCCCTCCGGGCGCGGCCTAGCCCCAGGGCTCCCTCCGCCCCGGCCCACTCTCCTTCTGCAGGGGAAACGCAGGGTCTTGAATTTCTCGAGACCTCGTACACGTCGAAACttgaggcaggaggaggggggatgTGGGGGTGAGAAGGACGGAAAGAATAGCCCATCCCCAAAGATGTATGTCAACAACCGCAGCATGTTTATTTTGGCCAAAAGTCGAAAGAACAGCAGAGAAAGCGAATAGGCCGCAGGAGATAATAATTATGTACTCGACTGTAGTGCAATTCGCTGTAGGAGGCAATTTATTTCAGAAGAGATAAAAATCCAAAGTCAAGAGATTGTTGTTGgtcccccccctccttcctccctcctcctcctgccgctGGATTGTGAAATCCCCATTTGTGAGGAAGTGAAAACATCATTTCAAACGGAATTACTTAGTAGGGCGAGGAGTGCCCTTAGAGCAGAGCCACCACCGTCTGTCCGATTTTCTAACGGCACAGGCTCTCAAGAAAATCtctggtgggggggcagggagtgagagaaggaaaaaaaaaagattttcttagaATACCTAAGAGCATTTCAGCAGCTTCTGcctacttggatttttttttttttttgcaaggcaATGGCGAATTGATCGTGtttgaattcaatttttttctttttttcaaattcaagaattggacctttttttttttttcccggaaATAGAAGAGGCACTTTGCTTCCACACCCCACAGCAGTGGCCTTTGCTCCCTGGGTGCTGAATGTTCTGAGTAGAGCAGAAGCCAAAAGCAGGCACCTTTTCATAGCTCCTTTAGGTTACCCCCCCTTTCTGTCCTCCATTacacaactccccccccccccccagcacacacTGGAAGAGCCCAGCCGTTTTCCACCAGCTGtggatgttatttttaaaagggaagctGGAACTTGTGTGAACAGCACTAGGTCCCCCAGGggattgtatatatttatatagattctCCACCCCATCCCTACCCCCTTCTTCCACTCTGCACAGGTTTCATTCCAGCATTTTCTAAGCCTGCTGAAGGATCAGTTTATCCCAGGCAGGGGCAGGACTTTATCGGTTTCTGAGTACCTACCTGCCAAGGAAATGCTCTTCTGCTGAAGGTCCAGcggtgcccccccgcccccaccactgAGACTAACTCTTTTGAACCCTCTTTCCCCTCTGTTCTCCCCACGGTTTCTCCTTAACAAGAACTGCTTTCGTAGAAACTTGCCTTGGGTAGAGGCAGTAGAGGGGCGGACCGGCTTAGCAGAAATTGTTAACGTTGGTTCACCAAACTCTTGAAATCATGGGTATATTTTTCTGGGCTAGGGGTCCATAATTTAAATCAGATTTTCGGAGAGCCCTGACTCGAGTCGGGCTAAGACGCATTGATTTGGAGCAGAAATCGTCCTTCCTCTGCTTTCCAACAAGCATCCAGGTCATTTCAGGATCAGGTCTGGAGGGCCACATTGTGAGAACCAGGCCTAGTGGGTTCCGCAGGCGAGGATCCCTGGCGAAGGCCTCCGTTTCCCGGGGCTGCCTCTCGGCCCCTGCGCCGGGCACAGGGCCCGGCCGGTGGCAGACAGCTGGGGACCGCGGCTCCAGGCCGCGCGCGAGTCGGAGTGCGGCGAGCCCGCGTCTCATCTCCGTGTCCCTTCTTGTCTCCCCACGTGGTGCGGCGCAGGTGAAGGTGTGGTTCCAGAACCGGCGGATGAAGTGGCGGCACTCCAAGGAGGCCCAGGCCCagaaggacaaggacaaggaggCGGGCGAGAAGCCGTCGGGCGGCGCCGCGGCCGCCGACGGCGAGCAAGAGGAGCGGAGCCTCAGCCGCTCGGAGGGCGAGGCCGAGAGCGAGAGCAGCGACTCCGAGTCTCTGGACATGGCCCCCAGCGACACGGAGCGGACCGAGGGGGCCGAGCGGTCACTGCACCAGACCACGGTCATCAAGGCCTCGGCCGCCGGCGCCCTCCTCCcggccggcggcggcgggagcgcgGGAAGCGGCGGCGGCGTTGGCGGCAGTTTCGGCTTCGGCAGCcttggcggcggcggcggcgcgggtaGCGGCGGCGGCGCCTCGGAGCTGCTGCCCGCGCCCCAGCCCACCCTCAGCGGCGCTCCGCAGAGCCCCGAGCCCGCCCCGGCGCCGCTGGGCGGCCTGTAGACTGCGCGAGGCGAGGGGCCCCGGGGACGCGTGCCGCCCCCTGCCGCCCAGGGTGGGCCGGACTTCGCGCCTGCTTTGCGTTGGCAATGGGGCCAGGGCGACGCCGCGGCGGAGCGCCCTTCCCTGCGGTCCCACCTGCCCGTCGCCGCCGCGCAGGTGCCCAGAgccgagggggggggggtctcagtgCCCCCGCCcgaggccccctcccctcccccgcgccGGCCAAACACTTCTCCCCGGCCGCGAGCAGTTCACACTGTGAAGTGTTGGACGAAACAGTTCCTCCCCGCACTCGGGGCTGTGGCGCAAGGACGAGCTGCACATAGGACGACACAaacttgtaaataaaatgtttactacgGTTTGTAAAGGCCGCTCGGCTTGCTGGGGCGGTGCGGTCGTTAAGGTGGGGGATCTCCCACCCGGACCTCAGCCTCGGGGCGCTGGAGGCTGCAGCAGCTGGAGGTGGGAACTAGTACtttctgcggggggggggggtaggaggaCGGGAGTGCAGCAAGCTGAGACCCGCCTGGCTGCAGAGATTGGCGTTGGGGCTTAGAGGTCCCTCCAGTTCCGAGGGCCCCTCGCACGTAGCCTGCGCTCACCGCCCGGAACCGGCGCTCCACCACCCTGAGTGTGGCCAGAGGACCGAGGTGGCCGCGGAATCTGTTAGGCCTGTCGGACAGATGGCTTCCCCACCCGGTCTCTGGGCCCCATGAGTGTGCCCGAGGGCTTTCCTTGGCTGGAGAGCCTGCTGAGTTGGAGTGGAGATGTCGGTGATGCGGGCGGGGTCAATTTAGCCACAGTCAGTACTTACAACGTGGCGCCTCAATGGCCGGAGTGGAGCTTTGAAGCAATTCCAACACAAACCGCTCCTTGGGCTTGGATGGCGTAAGGGGAGAAGGTAGTGTCCTGGAGGAAAGGACAGACAGATCACAGTGGTTAGGGTTGAAGGGCCAGGTCTGAGAAGGCTTTAAAGGTGCCCAAACAATCGTAGGCCAGTCAGGGAGGTGACCTGTCCGAGGTCACACGCAGACAAAGTCAGAACCGGAACTCAGACCTCCTGGCTCACATTTGCCCAGTGATGGGTCTACAAAACTGTATCTCCCAGCCCCATCCACTCACAATCTCCCCGGCAGTGAGGCCACTGCAGGTGCCCAGTgagtccctccccagctccagccccaaCAGCCAGGAGTTGAGAGGCCGTTTCCCCATCACACTGCAGCTGGGATGGACCATttcaggttgttttgttttgaaaggctAGACAGTCAAACCTCTCTCCCAGACCTGTCCTCTCTGGGCTCTCTTTCCCTCGAAACTACAACAAGTCCAGAGTTTGTATAAAGCTCTTttgggagatttaaaaacaaacagacttcGCTGACAAACCTGACCCCGAGGGTCTATTTGACAAGGCTTCTTACAGGCCCACCATCCATGCCAAGATGTGGTTCTGTGAGAGGATGCTCTGTCGAGAGTGATGTTCCCCCAGAGACGCTGAGGTCAGCGAGCCCAGGACACGTCCCAGTCCCCAGGCTGGAGTGAGAAGGTTCTTAGTGGTTCCCCGATCTGGCTTAGCTCTTCCCCATTTTGACTCATTGACTTGAGCACAAAGACCTCCGTTTTAGAGCAGAGGCCCCAGAGATAGCCTTCTTTGGCCTGGCGTAGCGCAGGGGTGCAAGTCTGAccatcccctgcccccatcaaCCTCCTAGCATCCAAGTGGAGCCGAACCCCTTGAGGAATGTGcacagttggggagggggagtggcGGCGACCAGGGTGGTCCACtgtaggaaagagaagggaaaggtagAAGGCTCGAAGGAGGGGCCTTAAGTTAAATGGGAACGTGAGCTGGCTATTATCTTTAAATGTGCCTAGAGTTTCCAGGCACAGCAGCCTCCATACCTGCTTGGGAGGGATTCCTTCACCACTCTGCGGGTCTTACCACCTAACCACAGGATTCTTCCTGTGCCCCAATTTTGCTTTCATTATGGAAATCACTTTCCTCTGACCCCTGAAATATTAAAATGCTGTAATCAGGACATCCCAAGGATACGGAATTTTGAGGCACTTAAACCCAGTGCTGGCATTCAGGAGAATAAGGCAGCAGCAAGGATACCTAGTTGAGGAGCTCAGCTGGGGAGGAGAATCGGACAGGAGCTGGTGCTTTAGACCACAAGGCCTCGGGGTGCCCACTGCCCTGATCTCCCTTCGCATTTCTCCTCCTGGGGCccgagttttttgttttttgttttttaagtaaaggaAATGATCTCCCAGGGACtgttaaatgaaatgatttcagGTACATTTCGGCCTTAGCACCACCAGGATCCGCTAGACCAGAGGTTGCAGCAAAGCTGGGGTACTGGGAAGGAAATGAACCTGGCAGCGGGCACCGGGAGGTGGCAGTGGGGATGCTCCTGGAGCGTTTCCtccgccaccccccacctctccttctGGAACATTTCCCCCGTGAAATTCTAAGGGGCTTTACTCTAGGCGGTGGAGTTCTCGCACATTTTCATCAGGAACGGGGTATCACAAGTCCAGGAGAAGCTGGGGGTTCATTTGGAAGAGGAGCAGCCACAGGACGAAGAGTCGTCTCTAGGCCGGCCCGGCGGCGGAGAGGAAACACCGCATTTCGGGCCGCGTGGACTCGTCCCGGGACTGCTCCCTCGGCCCAGGAATTGGGAATTTTCCCGGTGGCGCTCGATGCTTGCAAGCGCGTCCAGGGAAGCTGGGCATTCTTGAACGAAGACCGAGATTTCTAAGG from Lynx canadensis isolate LIC74 chromosome F1, mLynCan4.pri.v2, whole genome shotgun sequence includes:
- the HLX gene encoding H2.0-like homeobox protein, with protein sequence MFAAGLAPFYASNFSLWSAAYCSSAGPGGCSFPLDPAAVKKPSFCIADILHAGVGEPGAAPEGLAGASAAALTAHLGSAHPHASFQAAARSPLRPTPVVAPSEVPAGFPQRLSPLSAAYHHHHPQQQQQQQQPPQQQQPPPPPPPRAGALQPPASGARGVPNPPHSGSAPAPSSKDLKFGIDRILSAEFDPKVKEGNTLRDLTSLLTSGRPAGVHLPGLQPSAGQFFASLDPINEASAILSPLSSNPRNSVQHQFQDTFPGPYAVLTKDTMPQTYKRKRSWSRAVFSNLQRKGLEKRFEIQKYVTKPDRKQLAAMLGLTDAQVKVWFQNRRMKWRHSKEAQAQKDKDKEAGEKPSGGAAAADGEQEERSLSRSEGEAESESSDSESLDMAPSDTERTEGAERSLHQTTVIKASAAGALLPAGGGGSAGSGGGVGGSFGFGSLGGGGGAGSGGGASELLPAPQPTLSGAPQSPEPAPAPLGGL